gatggctgcattcacattaaatagggcaccatcgaaatccgttgagacgacaccatatgaactgtggtttgtcaagaaactcaagttgtcgtttcttaaagtttggggctgcaatgcttatgtgaaaaagcttcaacctgataagctcgaacccaaatcgaagaagtgtgtcttcataggatacccaaagtaaactgttgggtacatcttctatcacagatcggaaggcaatatcttcgttgctaagaatggatcctttctagagaaggagtttctctcgaaagaagtgagtgggaggaaagtataacttgatgaggtaattgtaccttctcccaaattggaaagtagttcatcacagaaattagttccagtgattcctacatcaattagtgaggaagataatgatgatgatcatgaaacttcagatcaagttactaccgaacctcgtaagtcgaccagagtacgatctgcaccagagtggtatggtaatcctattctggaagtcatgttactagaccatgatgaacctgcgaactatgaggaagcgatggtgagcccagattctatgaaatggcttgaggccatgaaatctgagatgggatccatgtatgagaacaaagtgtggactttggtggacttgcccaattaTCGGCAAGccgtagaaaataaatggatcttcaagaagaagattgacgctgacggtaatgttactgtctacaaagctcgacttgttgcaaaaggttttcgacaagttcaaggagttgactacgatgagaccttctcacccatagcgatgcttaaatctgtcccaatcatgttagaaattgccgcattttatgattatgaaatttggcaaatggatgacaaaattgcattccttaatggatttcttaaataagagttgtatatgatgcaaccagaaggttttgtcgatccaaagggtgctaacaaagtgtgcaagctccatagatccatttatgaactggtgcaagcctctcggagttggaatatatgctttgataatgtaatcaaagcatatggttttatacagacttttggagaagcccgtatttacaagaaagtgaatgggagctctgtagcatttctaatattatatgtggatgacatattgttcatttgaaataatacataatttctggatagcataaaaggatacttgaataagaattttcaatgaaagacctcggtgaagctgcttacatattgggcatcaagatctatagagttagatcaagacgctcaattggactttcacaaagcacatacattaataaagttttgaagaagttcaagatgcattagtcaaagaaagggttcttgtcggtgttacaaggtgtgaagttgagtcagactcaatgctcaaccactgtagaagatagagagaaaatgaaagtcattccctatgcttcagccataggttctatcatgtatgcaatgttgtgtacccaacctgatgtgtgccttgctataagtatagcaaggaggtaccaaagtaatccaggagtggatcattggacaacggtcaagaacatcctgaaatacctgaaaaggactaaggatatgtttctcatttatggaggtgaaaaagagcttgtcgtaaatggttaggttgatgcaagctttgacattgattcggatgactctaagttgcaaaccggatatgtatttgtattgaatggtggagttgtcagttggtgcagttccaagcagagcatcatggcggaatctacgtgtgaagcggagtacatagctgcttcggaagcagcaaatgaaggagtctggatgaaggagttcatatccgatctaggtgttatagctagtgcatcgggtccaatgaaaatcttttgtgacaatactggtgcaattgccttggcaaaggaatccagatttcacaagagaacaaaacacatcaagacacgcttcaattccatccgccatcaagtcgtggagggagacatattgattttcaagatacatacggatttgaatgttgcagacccgttgaataagcctcttccacgagaaaaacatgatcagcaccaagactccatgggtgttagaatcattactttgtaatctagattattgactctagtgcaggtgggagactgaaggaaatatgccctagaggcaataataaagttgttatttatattgccttatatcatgataaatgtttattattcatgatagaattgtattaaccggaaacttagtacatgtgtgaatacatagacaaaacatagtgtccctagtatgcctctacttgactagctcgttaatgaaagatggttatgtttcctaaccatagacatgtgttgtcatttgatgaatgcgatcacatcattagagaatgatgtgatcgacaagacccatccgttagcttaacattatgatcgttacagttttattgctactgctttcttcatgacttatacatgttcctttgactatgagattatacaactcccgaataccggaggaacaccttgtgtactatcaaatttcacaacgtaactggttgattataaagatgctctataggtgtctccgaaggtgtttgttgggttgccattgatcaattaggatttgtcactccgcgtatcggagaggtatctttgggccctctcggtaatgctcatcactataagccttgcaagcaatgagactaatgagatagttgcgggatgaagcattactgaacgagtaaagagacttgtcggtaacgagattgaactaggtatgatgataccgacgattgaatctcgggcgagtaacataccgatgacaaagggaacaacgtatgttgttgtgcagtttgaccgataaagatcttcatagaatatgtaggagccaatatgagcatccaagttccgctattggttattgaccggagatgtgtatcggtcatgtctacatagttctcgaactcgtagggtccgcacgcttaacgttcgatgacgtttgtattatgagttgtgtgtttttgatgaccaaagtttgttccgagtcccggatgagatcacagtgATGATGAGGACtctagaaatggtcgagatgtaaaggttgatatattggaaggttatatacagacACCGCAAAGGTTCCAAAGAAGATCGGggattttccggagtaccgggaggttatcggacccCCCCCTCCCGGGAAAGTTATTTGGCCTATTGGGTCatattggaggagaggaggcaggccacgggaggtggcacgcgcaccccttgccccaatccgaattgtaTAAGGGGAGAGGGCGCtgccctcctctttccttctccctctcccccttccccttTACCCTCTACGTTGATTGGAaggagggggcgaatcctacttggactaggagtccaagtaggactcccccctttggtgcacccctcctaggccgccggactcctcctcccctcctttatatacgagggagggggggcaccccaaaggcacaccaaaaattctcttagccatgtgcggtccCCCCCCCCTcaacagtttactcctccggtcatagggtcgtagtgcttaggcgaagccctatgaggATCACATCATCAACAACGTAGCCATgccctcgtgctgacggaactctccctctaccctctactggatcaagagcttgaggaacatcattgagctgaacttgtgctgaacactgaggtgccatacgtttggtacttggaacgGTTGGAgcatgaagacattcgactacatcaaccgcgttaactaacgcttccgctttcgatctacgagggtacgtggacacactctccccctctcgttgctatgcatctcctagatagatcttgcatgatcgtaggaattttttttgaaattgcatgctacgttcccaataatttcttggttgctctttggtgagttggccttctaagaagcaaagttgtgtgtctgtCTCGTCCACTGAAGTGGAGTATGTGGCCACCAGTAGTTGTtatgctcaacttctatggatgaggcaaaatttaaaggattacggtgtcatttgtgacaaagtgcctctttggtgtgacaatcaaagtgccatcaagatctctctcaacccggtgcaacacttcaagatgaagcatattgagattcagtatcacttcatccgagatcaaattaggcgaggggagatcgagctcaaatatgtcaacactcatgataaccttgcagatatcttcctgaagcccttggatgaagcgaGATTTCACGAGTTAACGCATGAGccaaatatcattgattcgagcaatgtggcttgaaactttgcacaccccaccatactcatcttgatatcttgtttagatgtaggcatggatataggggaagtgttgttctctcaatgaactctccctccccccattatgcataaattgatgaactctttcacattagccatttttatggtacttgtgcttcaaagacgagttttggtcatgggcccaaggataactcTTCGTGGTGCCAAACCaattaactcaaacataggtggctccggccaccgccctctccttttgAGAGGTTTTGTTTCATGTTTGGTCCTCATTGTCTTTTGCCTTCTTTTAAGTCGTGTTTGTGTTTGAGTTGCATCATGTGTGTGCTCATTTGCATGTCCGGTTGCTTGAAGTTTTCATTGCAAAGGCCGTGTTTTTTCTGTTGTGCCGAAATGTGCACTATCTTGGGATTATGCTACTACCATGGCaagccatggtactaccgctggagatGGGTTGCTCCTGTGCTTGCACAGCTGCCtcgcaggcacggtactaccgcttccatcacgacaataattttttactgccgctagAAGAGCGGTACTACAAACCtgtgtgcggtacttccgcccgggagGTACTACGGCAATGACCCGCGATACTACCGCGCCGTCGCGAGCgagtgggggttaagagcgggcagggggagttccaactcccccatacccattcatatCTTTTCCCCACTTTATCTCTCTCTCCTACCCACGAACTGCGCCGGAGGACCTCGTCGGATCtctgtctccggccgctctccCCGCATTTTGACCGGTCggatcgatccccacctcgccCTTTTGCCATTGAACCCGGTATCTCCCTTAGTCTTTCTCTCTTTACCTTGTTGttttgcttctaggttttgggagatgcatgtgtagttcttgagatttttggctaaatcgcTGCAAGAGGAGAGTGTAGGACAGTTCTCGTGCTGTAGAGATGCTATTTGGTGTTTTGCAACTCTGTAATTTTGAACAACGATAGTACCGATCCATATTTCTGGATGTTCCTAGATCTACTCTTGCCAGATTCAaacccgtgcggtactaccgctcctctcgAGCTGTACTACCGCCCGCTCTGGCGAGATCcgccccgtgcggtactaccgctccgttggagcggtactaccgcccggtgcACGGAAGTaaaaaaaattacttccgctctaGGCGCGGTACTACAGTGCCATCCCGGTgtagtactaccgcggctagagcaGTTGTACCTTTTTACGTACGCATCATGGTGCGGGTACTACCATTGACATATGAACTACCTTGTTGTGACTAGCCAATCTCATTTCTACATGTTTTGTTTgttttggccttggtctttgcaatGACACTTCtcgttcttcttgtgtgtttgtgttgtgtgtcataggtggtggctccaatgTTTGTTGCTCGAATCCCAGCCACGACACGAGATCCAAGCGGCTTCGCAATCAAGAAGCACCTGAGGGCCCCAATGCCCCACAACGGAACGTCAAGCACACTGCCAACAAGCTCAAGGAGCCATCTGTCGACATGGATGAGATGCCTCTAGCCGAGTTCATCACCTGATGGAGGATCAACCCCTAGTGAAGCCTCATGAGAATGTCAGAGGGAATgatttgttctggaccaagcagcaaaaTCTCATCTACCTCGATGTGATCAAGTCCAAGCAGAACATCTATGTTCTAGTTCAGTGGAATGATATGAATCATCTGGAGAAGGACCGGACATACTTTGGTGAGTCgttggatttggtggagcagtaCATTGAAGAGTTTATCACGTTCCACATGGACTTTGACCCggagatcatggctcagttctttgcttccgTCCACTTCCACACGGATGAGGAGCAGACTATGACTTCGATGACCAATGGGAAGAGGATGTCTACTAAGTGGAAGGAATTCATGGAGATGTTGCACgttcgtgatgaggggctcaaTGTGCCCGTTGGTGTCTGCCCTCACGGCAACCCAGAGTCCGCCAACAAGATCAAGCTTCAACCGTTCCTTGTGGAGAAGAAGTTAGCCAATGAAAACAGTCTTGGGTGCTCAACCCTTTCCTTGACGTCTTGCACCGGATCATTCGCAACACTCTCTTTccgcgcattggtgacaaggacaaggtgcatgcttatctcgtggatatgatgctTCTTTGTGAGGAGGCGCGTCGTCAAGTTCCCCAACCACTTGACGTCTCTCATATCATGTGGGTTGAGCTCCGGTTTGCGGTCGTCAATCGCAAAGTTCCCATCTATGGACCATACCTACACCTCttatctcgaagacttgggagaatcTCTTTCCGGGTGAAGAGTTTCTTGCTCCAAACTGGGTCTGCCATGAGCCTATCAAGCTGCATCAGAAGAACAAGTGGGCCAATACCCCTACCCGGGTTGAGGCTGAGGCTGCTAGGATGAATGTTGATGAGGACGAGTTataggaggaggaggctgaggacagTTTTGTGGGGTACGCTCCTCCCTCTACTAAGCCCTCTTGGGCTAAGAGGCTGAAGGCAAAGATGAAGGCTCTATTCTGCATGCAGGACAAGGGGTTGTACAAGacccatgttgctcagaaggagacccatgttgctcagaaggatGGTGGAGGGCTATCAGTGGACTGAGTTAGAGGAGGAGTCCATTCCCACTGCCGACACCGATGAGGAGATTATTGGGTGATCACTGCATACGGAGCTACCACctgtgttgtaggtgtcctctctgcctttttggtgtctcagtGCCAAAGGTGAAGAGAGTGTAGTATTTGCGAGTCGTGTCTCTTTGTTTTTGTTTAGTTGGACCTTCATTCGTTGCTTTGGTTTGTTGGTTTGCGTTGTGTTCGTGTGAGACCCGGagactatcatatggtgtgagacatatgcactCAAGCTTATCTTTTTGTCTATTATGCTTAGTAGATTGTGagcttatgctatcttgtgccctttGCTTTATGCTCATATACTTTACCTTGCCTCCATGCTTAGTGTCATTTATATTGTTGGAAGgattgccttgtctataaaatatagggggagtgttgatcctagtatgtgtgtcatgcagtccaaagcatatctatagagtgcacacatcttGGGGGGTCCtctctatattttatagatgttgggtttgcttatGGTCTTTTTTATATccttatgtgcaaatcccgtattgtcatcaatccaccaaaaagggggagattgtaagggaatATTTCTCCCTacgtggttttggtgattgatgaaaatgcATTTGTGGACTAATCCTGTgttgtgcattgagcatttcagatatcttatgtctaggcacaagacgattcggtgcccctcggagcctaatgaagatggcgtttctctatgtttcttttcggtggattggAGTGGTGGGAAAGCCGTagtattaagagggggtccgcttcggaaaggttagggtggaatcaacacgtacacgtctgttcctttgcaccacatTTCCTTTGCTTCTTTGGAGCACCGTCCGTTTATTCGTGTCTTTACAAAATGAAGGCCTCCAAGTGTTATAGTTTTGTGGTGTGCGGTaatactgctcaagggagcagtagtactgcAGTGGCCCATGGTAGTACCGGCCAGGAAACCGGTAGTACCGTGGCATCTAGACCAGAACACTGACGTGTGCGGAAGTAAATTTTTACGTCtgcaccctacgcggtagtaccactcccagcgtgcggtagtaccgtgccggatttttgcatagaccgaaactcagcggaagtagacacagatgtaattttattagtccgtgccttcccagcctagtcgaaccttgccttgcggtagtactgcaaggacgcgcggtagtaccgctccagcggttctaccgctcattGCTTTAACGCAACAGGGCCTCGTCTGGTCTTTGCcgcgggagcggtagtaccgcaccgtcgAGCAGTAGTACCCGAGTCTgtgtggtagtaccgcaggtcgcagGCTGATgaagtgggtaacggttggatctttccccccactatataaaggtggtcttcttccccaagtttaCTACCTCtaccctccccaagctccattgttgctcaaagctccattttcgcccgatctctctccctagccaatcaaacttgttgattttctagggattggttgagaaggccctgatctacacttccaccaagagaaatttgatttcccccacaaatcccttgcgaatcttgttactcttggctgtttgagcaccctggacggttgaggtcacctcggagccatattccatcatggtgaagcttcgtggtgttgttgggagcctccaattaagttgtggagatagccacaaccttgtttgtaaaggttcagtcaccgccttcaagggcatcaatagtggaatcacgacatctcgcattgtttgagggcgtgaggagaatacggtggccatgtggcttcttggggagcattgtgcctccacaccgctccaacggagacatacttcctctcaaagggaaaaggaacttcggtaacacatcctcgtctccaccaactccactcttggttatctctcacctttacttgtgcaagcttatattgtgttgtatcctttgcttgcttgtgtgcttgttgttattgcatcatataggttgttcacctagttgcacatctagacaacctactttgacgctaagtttaatttggtcaagaaaagctaaaaattgttagtttcctattcacccccccctctagtcaaccatatcgatcctttcaaacgTTTATCAAAATGTTTTGCATTGCATTATTGTGTACTACtctcctccgatccatattaattgatgTAGATTTAGTACAATTTTAGTAAACAAATACACTCATTTGTTTCGAGGGAAACACATGATGACAAGTTCATGGAGTTGCGCCATCTCTTTCCTCCTCCCCAAGAAAAGCTCTTCTCCTCCCATCGGTGCCGCTGCCGATTCTCCACACCTTCAATGGCCTCTAGGGcatggaggtgcggaggatctcgGCCCCCTGCCGGCATGAGGGACCCCGTTTCTTGTTAGGTTTAGCATCTTGGTTGGGGATGTGTGACGGTGGGGATGACccttagtaggaataatgtctTTCATGTTCTATCCCCGTCCTGATGGTATGTatagcatcgtcggagggcgtgtggaggtgtgtctccgttgAATCTCGCGTGATTCGGTCAGTGCTGATCTTCAGTGGATCTGTTTAGATCCGGTCTTCGTTTGTCTCCTTTCGGGTGTTTACAAGTTTAATCCTGCTGACCTACGAGTTTCTTCGTCGGCGATGGTTATtactctggtgcgctggtcctatggagccatagcacgatgacttcccgacttTTTAGTACAACAAGGTTTAACTGGTTCCGATGAGGGAGGGACGATGACGAGggcacgccttcggctcgctttagtacttgtagtcgtcgctaggtggtcgttgtaatttttattacctgtGTTGTTCCTTGTACTCCCATGAATGAATATGAAGAATAGAATGGAAGTTTTTCCTTGCAGAAAAAAAACTTTATTGAAAGAAACAAGCACACGATGAAACCTTATCATAGACTTTGGGAAgaatcccgcaaaaaaaaaacacttTGCGAAGAAGACGACGAAACACCACGTAACATCAACAGGATATAAATTTGCCCGAAACTAAAGAGAAATTACCATAAATCTCAAAGCAACGGTGCATGATAAAGGTGTTTGATCTCGATTTTTTTAGAAGGTTTGGTGTCTAGATTTTTGGAATTTCCCCTTCGATAACTCTTCAATCCCTTTGTTTGAGTGTAAAAAGAACTCTCTAATCCCTTTATGTAGGTCAGACGTCATCTATCTCTCTGCTGTTCGCCACAAAACTTGCAGGTTGAGAATATCGATCACAATTCCGCAGCAGGCTAGGTTCACCAATCTAGCCGGACATGGCACCAACATCATCTAGCATCCTGCCGGCCAAAAGGGGTCGGCGACGCCGCGGGGCGAAGCGTGCCCGCGTCGTTGCCTCCACCGCCGACTCTGACAGGTAAGATCGTGATCCGCCTCCAGTTGCTCATCTGTAGATCTCTTGTGCCTAACTCAGACGTGCCGTCCGCAGGAGGGACTGGGGGAGCCTGTCTTGCGGGCCGGCCGTGCTGATCGCCGAGCGCGCTCTCTCCGCCGACCTCGCCGACTACGTGCGCCTCCGCGCGGTGTGCAGCGCGTGGCGGCGGTGCACCGCGGATCCCCGTGCCGATGTGCGCGGCGGCGCCCTAGACAGAAGGTTCCAACCTGACACTGGATCATGCTCGATGACAGCGTCTGCCCCCGCCACATCCGCTTCCTGAACGTCTCCACCGGGGAGTGCGTCCGGACGGCGCTCCCGGAGCTGGACGGCCGAGTCGTACTCGCGCCCACGCCTGAGGGCCTCCTCCACCTGCTGAATGACGATGAGACCCACGCCCTCTGCCTGCTGAACCTGCTCACCGGCTCCCACACCGACCTCCAGCCGGCGACCGCGCTGCTCTCTGGTTACAAGCCAGACCGTTTCTTCCAAAGATCAACCGGTGACGAGGAGGCGCTCGAGGTGTACGGCGTAGGGATTGCGCATGACTCGACGGTCGTGGTCAACTTCGGGGAGCACCAGCAGCTGGCCGTCGCGAGGCCCTGCGACGACCACTGGACGAGGCTGCGCTGCGAAGAAGACCGGATCCACGGCCCGATCCTGTCGTTTGCAGGCCGCGTGTACTGCATCGTGTGTGAGACCGTCATGGTGGTGGACACGTCACCAGACAACCACCCGCCGTGGCTGACCAAGGCCGCCACGATCACCAGACACCTTGCACCTGGTCGACAACGGCGGGGAGCTGCTGGTGGTGCACCGAGTACCCCGCCTGGCCTTTATCAGGTTCAATGGCTACGCCGTAACCAATAAGGCATACCGGGTTGATCTGGACGCGGGGACGACGACAAGCGTCAAAGGGGGCTTCGGCGGCCGCAAGCTGTTCATAGGCATGCACCGCACACTGTCCGTGCCGGCCGGGTTGTCTCCGTTCATCACCGGCGACTTATTATTCTATGTCTGGGTCGGCTGGAAGTCCAAACACGACG
Above is a window of Triticum aestivum cultivar Chinese Spring chromosome 6B, IWGSC CS RefSeq v2.1, whole genome shotgun sequence DNA encoding:
- the LOC123138696 gene encoding uncharacterized protein, whose protein sequence is MLDDSVCPRHIRFLNVSTGECVRTALPELDGRVVLAPTPEGLLHLLNDDETHALCLLNLLTGSHTDLQPATALLSGYKPDRFFQRSTGDEEALEVYGVGIAHDSTVVVNFGEHQQLAVARPCDDHWTRLRCEEDRIHGPILSFAGRVYCIVCETVMVVDTSPDNHPPWLTKAATITRHLAPGRQRRGAAGGAPSTPPGLYQVQWLRRNQ